From the genome of Prinia subflava isolate CZ2003 ecotype Zambia chromosome 12, Cam_Psub_1.2, whole genome shotgun sequence:
TGGATAATTCTGTGCTAAATGGTCAAAATTCTCTGCTACCTCATCACAGTTTTTTGCATTTGCCGAAGactttttagaaaataaaataatcccCCCAACAACCCCTAAAGCAGTCTAAACCAATCAAGGAAATTGCAGATAAATAAAAACCTGACTTGGAACCAGCTGCTGATTTTAAGTCAGGGTGTGATTTGCTTCAACCCCTTCACTGCTCGCTCTCTGTAGATTTGTtcacctctgctcccacagaaacCTTCTGAACCTGGGGAGATGATGGGAGAGCTTCAGTAACCTGGGGCTGGAGGCACCAGGGGTCAGCCCAAGATGGGAACCTTGCCCTCAGAAGCAGGTCCTGGAGCTGAAGcagctgggcagctgtgagAACACTGAGTCTGTGAATTCCCTGATCAGGTGTCCAGGATCACTGACAGTCCATACCTGGTGGAGGAGAGAAGGTCTTTACCTGTGGAGAAATGGAGGCATAGCCCAGACATCTCAGATATCCCAGCTCCAGATGAGCCCCTTtccccacagccaggacagccccctcttccctcctggGCCAACATTCCAGAGACCACAAAGGTCTCGGTGGAGTAACACCTCTTTATCACATGTAATAAGATGGGAAAGGGATGTTATTCCAtgctgggagctcagcagcagcaccaagccCAGAACACTTCAGTGactacaaaacaaacacagttaACTGTAGGGTGCACTGGTACAATATCACCCTATAAAACTATATCGGGCTGGTGTCCTGAAAGCCATGGGACACCTCAGACAGATTTACATCCAGATCACTGATAGTGCTGCACCTTCTCCTTTTACTTTGCAGACATTAGAGAGGCACCAAGGCCCAGTTCTCTGCTTGTCCTTTGACCAGTGGCACCTCGTCACAGGGAGCAGTGATGGATATGCCCTGGGATGGAGTATGTTGGGAAAATTTAGGAGATGCCTGATAGCTTTCTTCCATCCCAAGTAAGAATCAGATGTATTTCAAGTTATATTCAACAGCAGACTGGATCTGTAAAGAAAATGTGCCCTTACAGGAccagaaaattaatttgcctTAATTGCCAGTCTGAGGATTTGAAATATCTGCACTTCTACCAATCTTTATTTCAAAGGCTCTGTCAGGCACCAATGGTCACGAGCAGCATTTTCAGTTAAGACTTGGAACAACTTGAATTGCAAACTCACAACATTTTATCACAACCAGGGATGACTAAAGACAGACAGAGCACAATCCAATACTCCAAGGATCCCCTGCTGTGTTCCACAGGGTGGCACATCACCTGGGCAGGAATAGAGGTGGCCCAGTTTCATGCTGACCAACTGCATGTTATGCCATTCTATCAAACTTTAATTGTATCTAAAACTGTGAAAACTGGAAAATCGTATGGTTTTCATTGATCTTCCTGGacaaaaaactgaaatttcaaaCACAGCAGATGGCCATGACCATATGGTTGCTATGGGGagcatggaatcacagaatcccagaatggtttgggttagaagggaccttaaagatcacctcattccaaccccctgccaagggcagggacaccttccagtgaAAGGATGCACTGGGCTGTTGGTTTGGCTGTGGAGTGATCTGAGACTTCTCTGTCAGACCTTTGCAATGCCCGATCAGCTCCTCAGTgcaggctgttcctgcagccagggctctgcttctcctccaGGCCAAAAGAGCTCACTGACCATTTCTCCTTGTGCAAGCTCCATGGAAGTGCCAACCCTCACCTGGTGTGTTTTCAGGGAAGTCCTATCCCTGGAGTTCCTGTACCTCAGAGTCATCAGTGGCTGTGCTGATGGACACATTCGGATATTCAACTTCCTGACTGGAACCTGCCTCAGGGTGCTGGAgcccaacagcagcagggacccTGTGTCTGCTCTCTATGTTGCAGGAAACAGGTGGGTGacagcagctaccagcaggctcTGACCCAAATTTGGTAGATTACACTGAAATTTAAGGAACTGTGTTTTTGCATCTCACAAATAACTTTTAAAGGGTTCCACTATTTATTAACTGCTTCAGGACTCTGGTTTAGTTCACAATTTAGTTCACAGCTAAAGAGATTTCCTTGGTCTCTTCAGAAATGTACAATTTCCTGTTTCTCTACAGCTGAAGATACAGCCCCAACTGTAAAGCtgaattcagaaatttttagGAGGTTGGAGAATCAAGCTACTACCTGACAGTCTTCACCTGTTCCCTGACCTACAGCTTCTTTATAAAGGCCAATACTGAGAAATCCTTCCAGGTTCCTTCACTGTTGCACTCTAACTAAAAGCTTCTGTGGAAGCAATGGGTAAAACATTGCTGTGGTTTCACGGCTGGGCTGGCCACACTCTAAAACATGGCAATAAGTGGGCAGCTATGAAGAAATTAACTCCATCCCAACCAGACCAGCACAGCCCTTCAGTCCACACAGATGTTCCTGACAGTATGGTATTTGTAGTTAGGTACTTCCAGCCTTTAGCACTACTCTGATCTAGCTCTGTCCACTGCTGGAAATTTTCatcctaattatttttaaattaattttgctgtgGAACTGAATGAAAAGAGCCCCAGAGATTCACAGAGAGCATGAATTAAGATGTGTGTGATTGATGGGGTTAATTGTTGCTGCTCCTTCGAGGAGAGATGATCTTGGATCTGTTTGAGGCCCTGGGGTTTGTGCTGCACAGGAAGCCctcaggcaggacctgccaTGTCTGTGATTCCTCCTGTGCTTTTATGGctcttcctttcctgctccAGGGTGGTGACCAACTCCCCCAGCagactgctgctgctccagttcGAGGCTGTGGTGTGGGACTACTCCCTACCCGCTGACAGAGAGGTggtgaggaaggagaagaaggagaagaaggagaagaaggagaagaaggagaaaaaggagaaaaaggagaagaagccccaggaggggaagggtgccagtgcagagcagcagcgaGTTCAGGACAAGTCCCAAAGATCTCACCAGCCACCAAAGAGCGGTGGAAGACCCAAAAGTATCACGCTGAgcctctgctttcctggcttttttaaactgagttaCAAACCAAGCAGCCACTGCCTTCAGACTCTCTGCTGTTGTCAAGAGCAGATGTGCTGTTGAACCATTTCAATGGTTCTGTCATTTTCTAGGCTTCTCTGAaacctttctgcctttttacAAGTGTTTGGTGTAAATTCAACACATTTTTCAAGACAGACACTGTCATTTTCCAACTGAGTAAGACAGAAATCAGTAGTAGTATTCATATTCACACAGCTGGTGGGCTTGGAAACATGCTGCTGATTCAGGGCTTGAATTATTCATTGCAAACACCCGAGAAAGTGAGAGAACACCTACATTCAGGATCTGCCATCACTGGGAAAGGCAACTGCACAGAAACAGGGACCTTTTCAATTGTAACACGGTGatgttattttggttttagtCAGCGCTATTCAATACAGTGTGATGACAAATCCCCCAGCTCTACAAACTGAATATTGCAGATAAACTGATGGGCTAGGAAAAGGTTCCTCCTTTTCAGGCCAGCAGATGCCAACTTATGCTCTGCTTGGCAAAAGACATGAGCTAGGGAGCAGCTAGAGCTGGGCCAGGGAGAGAGTCAGGCTGGATTTCAGGGATAGGttctttccccagagggtgctggcactgcccagggtcTCCAGGGAAtggacacagccccagagctgcaggagcctttggacagtgctgccaggggtgcccagggtggggtttttgagggggttctgtgcagggacaggagctgcactgggtGATCCCTCTAGCTTCCTCCCTACTCAGCTTAtactgtgattctctgattctatgcTCTGCAGCGTTTGGGAAAACCTCTCAACCCCAAAtgtgttgctttgtttttgacTACAGGTGATGAAGCCAAACAGggccctgctccccctgcacCTGAGGAGGCAGAGGACACTTTGGAATATGAGCTGCCCCAGAGAGAACCGAGCCATCCAATGTCCCCTGACAAGTTCCTCTTAACAATCagcaccctgcagagctcctgccagccagccccagccagcctcagccctgagctctgtgcagaagccagggaagcacagcagcagtgccctgggaagGATCTGATGTCCAAAAtgcccctgcagcaccaggaggagcaggcagcccagctccagcgTGCCAGGCTGCACAGCCATTCTCTGACCATGACTAAAGTCTCAACTCCCTTTGAAACCAAAATGCTGCGGCTCAGGCTGAAGAGCTCCTTGCACAGCCCCGCTGTGAAatcctccatccctgctccctgtgttgTACGTCCCAAGTTTTGTGGCTCGctggcagaaaggaaaactccCAGTGGCCATGGGAAAGACACTCCTGGCCCCAAAGATGGGGGTCAGCTCATCGATCTCTGCGCAGCTTCTTCAGAGCTGGTCCAGCCAACACCTGGCACGGCTGCACAGATGAGGAATGAAGAGAATAAAGCCAGGAGAATAAAGCCCTTCTGTCCCTCCAGTTCCCGCAGGGACAGTGGGTTCAGGCtcctgacagcagagcaggaggtgcgtgaggcagctgtggcagttcagcagcaggcacagcaggcaaAGCGCACAGAAGATAAAGAAAGAGCCAGAAGGAAAGCCTGGCTGAGGAAAATGAGAGGTCTACCTGTGGATTCTTTTACTGGGGAGAGGAAAACACCTGCTCCAGAACTTGGGCATAATACATTTATCTGAGGTGATCCCTGAGTCCAACCAACAGCCACAACCTGGGATTTGGGTGTCCAGCTGAGTCTGCCATGTGGCTTTAAGTATAAAATACAGATATATTCATTTATATACATTTAAGTATATTTAGTATATTGAAGTATACTCCCTGTGGTTTTAAGTGCAAAACACATCTCCACTGTAAGTTTTCCTAAGAAATACTATTGGTATATGCATCTATTTCTCAAGGCAGTGAATGGACTGAGCCCTCTCCTGGATTTACTCCCAAAACCTGCTGTCCTTACTGACATGGCACTGTCTGACACCAATACAGCTCAGGATGGGCTAACTCGGtgagaataataataaaaaacatctGAGCAGAGCTTCTGTGGATTGATTAGGCTGTGGAATCTGAAGATGTGTGAACTGAAAGCTGCTGGATCAGTGGCACAAAGACTGCTCGGAGGCCAGTAACTGGGGGTTGATCCTGGTTCTGATTTTGTTTCACATCATCATTAATCAATGACCTGGACCATGACAGGGTGTCCTGAGGTGCCACTAgccccagggaggtgctgccaCCCAGAGGGACCCGGCCAGGCTGGACGCAGAGCTGAGAGAACCTTGGGGAAGTTCAGCAGGGGAAgctccagtgctgccctggggaggaaCAGTCCAGCCCCAGGACCTGTGGAAAGCAGCTTAAACTTCATTTCTGTGAAATGCGAAATAGGGTAAGGGGTTcaatttccccatttttctggATAAATACCTACATGTACTTGACTGGGGAGAGTTTCCTGTCCATGCCAGGGGGATGGAACTGGACGGTCTTTAAGGTTTCTTacaaccccaaccattctgtgattttgtagTTTCCACTAATGCTGAGGACTTAACAGGAGGACAAAAACCTTTCtagtatttaaaacaaaacaaaacaaacaaaacaaaaaaaacaaacaaacaaaaaccccaaaaaacccaaaaactaaacaaaaaaacacacctaTTTATCTAGCTTTGAGTATCTGGGCTGGTGTACCAAAAAACTGTTGCACAAGAGGTTTGAGAGAGGCCAGTTCTGCCCATGGTCATGTCAAGGCActttcagcagcagttctggTTTGAAATTAAAGTCTCTAAAACTCTCTGCACAGTGGGGTTGTGGTTAGTGTTGGTTTGTTTAATTCAATGCCATCTCTGACTTGCAAACCCTGGGATGAAGCCAGTGAAAAATAACTGC
Proteins encoded in this window:
- the LOC134557103 gene encoding F-box/WD repeat-containing protein 10-like — protein: MVPVSLQSHSNDSQAKDFTRILPFQLSMSILGFLDQKSLAACSAVNGHWEFLVRRLQEDQGCRSTVQKNLLWLKELCPRKPIPNYAKRVDVQIPQLNDEGEVIEVNDKEQKKRRKSKTDDFSLHEAYQELKTHKIELEERNVFCGPYKTRVLLEQFDGRRRAHYSGGDWVAAAHRRVKLLHVPAGQDVPLVLHGHTGLCRALYLCEDMGLLLGSTSADLSIRCWNIHSGACVRTFSGHYTSITCLHSHQEHFVSGAGDGMVKVWSLKSGKCLRTLMHNSPVWAVRMDGTHVVSGGHRGLVKVWSAETGALIKTLERHQGPVLCLSFDQWHLVTGSSDGYALGWSMLGKFRRCLIAFFHPKEVLSLEFLYLRVISGCADGHIRIFNFLTGTCLRVLEPNSSRDPVSALYVAGNRVVTNSPSRLLLLQFEAVVWDYSLPADREVEKKEKKPQEGKGASAEQQRVQDKSQRSHQPPKSGGRPKSDEAKQGPAPPAPEEAEDTLEYELPQREPSHPMSPDKFLLTISTLQSSCQPAPASLSPELCAEAREAQQQCPGKDLMSKMPLQHQEEQAAQLQRARLHSHSLTMTKVSTPFETKMLRLRLKSSLHSPAVKSSIPAPCVVRPKFCGSLAERKTPSGHGKDTPGPKDGGQLIDLCAASSELVQPTPGTAAQMRNEENKARRIKPFCPSSSRRDSGFRLLTAEQEVREAAVAVQQQAQQAKRTEDKERARRKAWLRKMRGLPVDSFTGERKTPAPELGHNTFI